From the Chlamydia ibidis 10-1398/6 genome, the window CGGCCAGCTTTTTCTCATAGGGCATGTAAAAAATAGTATAGATAAAAGTGAGCTGCTCTATAAAGTGGATGCCCTTTCGTTTATCAAATCTGTCGATGATAATGTTATAGATGACGAAGCCGTATGGCAAGAAATGAATATCCTATTGTCGAAACGTCCAGAGTTTAAAGGTATTAGTATGCATTCCCCAGAACCCGGACAGTTTGTTATTACAGGATATTTGAAAACAGAAGACCAAGCAGCTTGTCTGTCTGACTATTTAAACTTACACTTCAACTATCTCTCATTATTAGAGAATAAAGTTGTTGTAGAATCTCAAATGCTTAAGGCAATAGCCGGGCAATTATTACAAAATGGCTTCGCCAATATTCACGTAGCTTTTGTAAACGGTGAGGTAATTCTCACAGGTTACGTTAATAATGATGCAGCAGAGAAATTTCGCACTGTAGTGCAGGAGTTATCATTGATTCCTGGCGTTCGATTAGTTAAAAACTTTGTCGTTTTGTTGCCTGCAGAAGAAGGAATCATAGATTTAAATTTACGCTATCCTAACCGTTATCGTGTAACAGGTTATTCGAAATATGGTGACGTTAGCATTAATGTCGTGGTCAATGGACGAATTTTAACCCGAGGGGATGTTATCGACGGCATGACTGTAACAAGCATCCAACCGCACTGTATCTTTTTAGAGAAGGAAGGGTTGAAATATAAAATAGAGTACAATAAATAGCTGATTTCGAGGCTTATTAATTCTTTTGTATTTGGGAAGAAATTCTATGTTCAATATGAAAAAAACTACAGCGAAAGAGGAGAAAAGCTCTCGTCCGCTGTTTGATTTAGAAAAAGATATGCAAGATTTGAGCCAAGCTCAAAAGATCACGGCTGATGTGCAAGATAAAGTGCACAAGTTAAATGTGTCTCTTCGTGAAGGTTCTGATAAAGAATCTTTTGAGAAGCAACAAGCATTGTTAGCAGGATATATCGCCCTACAGAAAGTTCTCGGGCGGATCAACCGCAAAATGGTGTAATGACTATATAAGGGGATAATCATGAGTAGTGGCGGAAGTTGCTCGGCTTTTAATTTTAATGACATGCTTAATGGCGTATGTAAATACGTCCAAGGCGTTCAGCAATATCTAACAGAGTTAGAAACATCAACGCAAGGTACAGTTGATCTAGGTACAATGTTCAACTTACAATTCCGTATGCAAATTTTATCACAGTACATGGAAGCTGTATCTAACATCTTAACCGCGGTAAATACAGAAATGATTACCATGGCAAGAGCTGTTAAAGGAAGTTAATAAAATAAGAGAAAAACTATGGCGGATTTGGAATTATTTAAAGCAGATTTTGCGTTGTTGTTCGAAGCTGGTATGCTAGCTGTTAAGCAAGGTGATGAAGAAAGCGCGAAAAGACTGTTTCAATCTCTACAGATCTTAAATCCTGATCATTATGGTTGTGAGCTGGGTTTAGCATTAATCGACTTGCATAAGATGGAGCTTTTATCTGCTGAAGAACGCTTGCGTGATTTAGCTCAAAGAGAAGAAGATAATTGGAGTATAAAATCTTTCCTAGCTTTAACTCATATGATGATTGTTCTGCATCAGGGTAGTTCATTCGAAGTGCGTCGTGAAAGTTTAGAAAGTAGTTTAAAGCTTGCAGAGCAGGTTGTGGAAAATTGCGAAATAGAATCTACTCGAGCTCTTGCTCAGTCAGTTCTAGAATGGCATGATACTTTGGTCGCTAAAAGCGGAGGCCCTTTGGGTTAACAGCTTGTAAGCTGAAATAAAATATACGTGGTTATTGTCTTATGATCGATCCTCTGCATCTTTTCCCAAAACTTGACGGTGATAAGGACGTAGCTTCTACGCAAAAGCCATCACCAACGCCATTAGCACGTGAATTAAACAGAGAGGTTTCACAGTTTGCTCTAGGAGATCTACAGACTCCTAAAGAAATGCAAATACAAGACGTTCGGCCTAATCCTATGGCAATGATGCAAGATAGGAACTCTCGGATAATCGATCCTGAATTAGAAGAAGCTTTAGATTCTGAAGAAATTAAAGAACAAATAAATCATTTGAAATCACGCTTGTGGGATGCTCAGACTACACTTGAAAATCAAGATCCAGGCAAGCTGGCGTCTGAGCATATTGAAGCATTTGGAGTCATCATAGATCTAATTAATGGAGATCTTGGAACGATTGCTGAATGCACACAGCAGAATGTAAAGCAGGAAAAAGAAAAAGAGGATGAAGACAAGTCGGTAACTCGTAAAGTTATAGATTGGGTTTCCTCCGGTGAGGAAATTTTGAATCGCGCTTTGCTCTATTTCTCAGATAGAAATGGAGAGCGTGAAAATCTAGCTGATTTCTTAAAAGTCCAGTATGCAGTGCAGAGAGCTACTCAACGTGCAGAACTTTTCTCTAGTATTGTGGGAACTACTGTCAGTAGCATCAAAACTATCATGACAACACAGTTAGGTTAATATGGACGAATTAGCTACAGATTTCGATGCTCTCATGTCGCAATTGAGCGATGTTCATCTCACTACAGTGGTAGGTCGTATCACAGAAGTAGTGGGGATGTTAATCAAGGCTGTTGTTCCTAATGTTCGTGTCGGAGAGGTCTGTTTAGTTAAACGCATGGGCATGGAACCTTTGGTTACGGAGGTCGTAGGTTTCACGCAGCATTTCGCATATTTATCCCCCTTGGGAGAGTTAACGGGTGTAAGCCCGTCTTCGGAAGTCATTCCTACAGGTATGCCATTATTTATTCGTGCAGGTCAAGGGTTGCTAGGCCGTGTACTCAATGGTCTTGGCGAACCTATTGATGTATCCACAAAAGGGCCATTAAGTAATGTCGGTGAAAAGTATCCTGTTTTTCGCGCTCCTCCAGACCCTCTGCGTCGTAGTAAGTTGCGTACAATCCTTTCCACAGGAGTGCGCTGTATAGATGGTATGTTAACAGTAGCTCGAGGACAAAGAATAGGAATTTTTGCTGGAGCTGGGGTCGGTAAGTCTTCCTTATTAGGAATGATTGCCAGAAATGCTGAAGAAGCTGATGTTAACGTAATCACCCTGATTGGTGAGCGAGGACGAGAGGTTCGAGAATTCATTGAAGGAGACCTAGGCGAAGAGGGGATGAAGCGGTCTGTTATCGTCGTTTCTACTTCTGATCAATCTTCCCAATTAAGGTTAAATGCAGCATATGTCGGAACAGCAATTGCTGAATATTTCCGGGATCAAGGTAAAACCGTAGTTTTGATGATGGATTCTGTTACGCGTTTTGCTAGAGCTTTGCGTGAGGTCGGTTTAGCAGCAGGAGAGCCTCCTGCT encodes:
- a CDS encoding DUF5407 family protein, yielding MSSGGSCSAFNFNDMLNGVCKYVQGVQQYLTELETSTQGTVDLGTMFNLQFRMQILSQYMEAVSNILTAVNTEMITMARAVKGS
- a CDS encoding CdsG family type III secretion system protein produces the protein MADLELFKADFALLFEAGMLAVKQGDEESAKRLFQSLQILNPDHYGCELGLALIDLHKMELLSAEERLRDLAQREEDNWSIKSFLALTHMMIVLHQGSSFEVRRESLESSLKLAEQVVENCEIESTRALAQSVLEWHDTLVAKSGGPLG
- a CDS encoding DUF5398 family protein encodes the protein MFNMKKTTAKEEKSSRPLFDLEKDMQDLSQAQKITADVQDKVHKLNVSLREGSDKESFEKQQALLAGYIALQKVLGRINRKMV
- a CDS encoding CT668 family type III secretion system protein, which produces MIDPLHLFPKLDGDKDVASTQKPSPTPLARELNREVSQFALGDLQTPKEMQIQDVRPNPMAMMQDRNSRIIDPELEEALDSEEIKEQINHLKSRLWDAQTTLENQDPGKLASEHIEAFGVIIDLINGDLGTIAECTQQNVKQEKEKEDEDKSVTRKVIDWVSSGEEILNRALLYFSDRNGERENLADFLKVQYAVQRATQRAELFSSIVGTTVSSIKTIMTTQLG
- the sctN gene encoding type III secretion system ATPase SctN — protein: MDELATDFDALMSQLSDVHLTTVVGRITEVVGMLIKAVVPNVRVGEVCLVKRMGMEPLVTEVVGFTQHFAYLSPLGELTGVSPSSEVIPTGMPLFIRAGQGLLGRVLNGLGEPIDVSTKGPLSNVGEKYPVFRAPPDPLRRSKLRTILSTGVRCIDGMLTVARGQRIGIFAGAGVGKSSLLGMIARNAEEADVNVITLIGERGREVREFIEGDLGEEGMKRSVIVVSTSDQSSQLRLNAAYVGTAIAEYFRDQGKTVVLMMDSVTRFARALREVGLAAGEPPARAGYTPSVFSTLPKLLERSGASDKGTITAFYTVLVAGDDMNEPVADEVKSILDGHIVLSNALAQAYHYPAIDVLASISRLLTAIVPEEQRRIIGKAREVLAKYKANEMLIRIGEYRRGSDREVDFAIDHIDKLNRFLKQDIHEKTNYEEAAQQLRAIFR